Genomic DNA from Nonomuraea rubra:
CGGCAGCTACGGCGTGCTGCACTGACGGATGAAGTGACGGGGCCGCCGGGTTGCAACCGGTGAAGAAACGTCACCCCGTGAAGGAGATCCGGTCCATGACCACGCACCCCACCTCCCCGGACGGCCCGGTCCGCCAGCTCAGGCTGGTCGTCGAGGCGGAGGACTACGAGGCCGCGCTGGCCTTCTACCGCGACGTGCTGGGCCTGCCCGAGCAGGCGGCGTTCTCCAGCGGGGACGGCGCCCGCGTGACGATCCTCGACGCGGGCCGCGCCACGCTGGAGATCGCCAACCCGGCGCAGAAGGTCATGATCGACGAGGTCGAGGTGGGGCGGCAGGTGGCGCCCAAGATCCGGGTCGCGTTCGAGGTGGACGACACCAGGGCCACCACCGAGCGGCTGGTCTCGGCGGGCGCGACGGAGGTGGCCCCGCCCACCGTCACACCGTGGGAGTCGCTGAACGCCCGCCTCGACGCGCCCGCCGGGCTGCACATCACGGTCTTCCAGGAACTGCTCACCCAGGAGGAACGCGCCTCGCTCGACGGGTTCGGCAAGGAGAGCTGACCACAACGCCCGGGCGATCGCCCGCGCGGCCGGGCCCGGCGCCTGCCGAACCCGGGGCCCGGGGCTACTTGGACGAGCGGGCGCCGCGGCGCGGCGCGCGCCCGTGCCCGTTGTGCGGCGCCTCCACCAGCGGCGTGTCCACCAGGTGCTCGACCAGGAACCAGGTCTGCAGCTCCCCGGTCCTGATCACGTCGGAGACCAGCAGGTCGTTGGTGCCGTCGTCGCCGAGCTCCTGGGCGCGGGAGGCGGCGTCGTGCGAGGCGAGCAGGATCGTCTCGTGCGCCTCGATCAGCCTCGACAACATCGCCGGCACCTCCTCGGCGCCGTTCGGCGGGCGCGGCACCACGGTGATCTCCGCGACGTGCCGCGGGTCGCCCACCGCGATGCCGCCCAGCGTCTGCACCCGCTCGGCGATCAGGTCGACCAGCTTGAGCTGCTCGTCGGCGTGCTTGTCCAGCAGCAGGTGGAGCTGGTAGAAGGTGGGGCCGCGCATCAGCCAGTGGTGCTTCTTGTAGAGCGCGTAGAGGATCTGCGTGTCGGCCAGGATCTGGTTCAGCCGCTCGCAGGAGTACTCGCGGGCCTCGTCCGACATGCC
This window encodes:
- a CDS encoding VOC family protein, yielding MTTHPTSPDGPVRQLRLVVEAEDYEAALAFYRDVLGLPEQAAFSSGDGARVTILDAGRATLEIANPAQKVMIDEVEVGRQVAPKIRVAFEVDDTRATTERLVSAGATEVAPPTVTPWESLNARLDAPAGLHITVFQELLTQEERASLDGFGKES
- a CDS encoding Dps family protein, which produces MPAKPRSSTRATTKKQSSSQPWLHVDGSEIQEFGTVRTWPLGMSDEAREYSCERLNQILADTQILYALYKKHHWLMRGPTFYQLHLLLDKHADEQLKLVDLIAERVQTLGGIAVGDPRHVAEITVVPRPPNGAEEVPAMLSRLIEAHETILLASHDAASRAQELGDDGTNDLLVSDVIRTGELQTWFLVEHLVDTPLVEAPHNGHGRAPRRGARSSK